One window of the Anguilla rostrata isolate EN2019 chromosome 13, ASM1855537v3, whole genome shotgun sequence genome contains the following:
- the ssu72 gene encoding RNA polymerase II subunit A C-terminal domain phosphatase SSU72: MPSHPLRVAVVCSSNQNRSMEAHNILSKRGFEVRSFGTGTHVKLPGPAPDKPNVYDFKTTYEQMYNDLVRKDKELYTQNGILHMLDRNKRIKVRPERFQSCKDQFDLVITCEERVYDQVLEDLSSREQETFQPVHVINVDIQDNHEEATLGAFLICELCQCIQHTEDMENEMDELLQEFEEKSSRPFLHTVCFY; the protein is encoded by the exons ATGCCGAGTCACCCGCTGCGCGTGGCGGTGGTGTGCTCGAGCAACCAGAACCGCAGTATGGAGGCGCACAATATTCTCAG CAAACGTGGTTTCGAGGTGCGGTCATTCGGGACCGGGACCCACGTGAAGCTACCAGGCCCAGCACCAGACAAGCCCAATGTGTACGACTTCAAAACTACTTATGAGCAGATGTACAACGATTTAGTGCGCAAAGACAAGGAACT ATACACGCAGAACGGCATCCTGCACATGCTGGACCGCAACAAGCGCATTAAGGTGCGGCCCGAGCGCTTCCAGAGCTGCAAGGACCAGTTCGACCTGGTGATCACCTGTGAGGAGCGCGTCTACGACCAGGTGCTggagg aCCTGAGCTCCCGGGAACAGGAGACCTTCCAGCCAGTGCACGTCATCAACGTGGACATTCAGGACAACCACGAGGAGGCCACGCTGGGCGCCTTCCTCATCTGCGAGCTTTGCCAATGC ATTCAGCACACCGAGGACATGGAGAACGAGATGGACGAGCTGCTGCAGGAGTTTGAGGAGAAGAGCAGCCGGCCCTTCCTGCACACGGTCTGCTTCTACTGA